A portion of the Eubacterium maltosivorans genome contains these proteins:
- a CDS encoding trimethylamine methyltransferase family protein: MKKYEQFIAKEDIELIHENTIRILENVGVKFEHEEALEIFRKHGIRVEGDVVYMGEKDVRTALSTVPETFTLYSGRGTVEVGDGSMVKLPVGCPAFIEDHGNIRKILNKDIIDLFKLIDTSPLLDCNHVNFFTESEGFSDDVKRYSYLALLMKYSNKPFPFAIPDTSAEKGSLREAMASGIRLMKRFEGVEDKCLASVGINPLSPLCYDHAPIERIIGTCDENQGIWLASCVMPVLTAPPSVASILTMVNAEILAGFVFTQLLKPGTPMIYANVSGSTDLRTIQLSMGNPEAALMIYGTAALADYYRVPFRAGGAISDAKDLDFQAGMESMMMAEATVEAKPDMILHSTGCLGTYNIVSFEKMLMDEEIFAYAERIHRGIDVTEKKICFKDIEKTGPRGNFLSGRTPKMYREEFYLTQYLNKADANDWQNKGRVGLKENAGQKVQERIEAYQAPEITKEQEELLKPYLPEAYRDQI, encoded by the coding sequence ATGAAAAAATATGAACAGTTTATTGCAAAAGAAGACATTGAATTAATTCATGAGAATACCATTCGTATTCTGGAAAACGTCGGGGTCAAGTTTGAGCATGAGGAAGCTCTGGAGATTTTCAGGAAGCACGGCATACGGGTCGAGGGCGATGTCGTCTATATGGGTGAGAAGGACGTGCGCACGGCCCTGTCGACGGTTCCGGAGACCTTCACGCTGTACTCGGGCAGAGGAACGGTAGAGGTTGGAGACGGCAGTATGGTCAAGCTGCCGGTGGGCTGTCCAGCCTTTATCGAGGATCATGGCAATATCCGCAAAATTTTGAATAAGGACATTATTGATCTGTTTAAGCTTATTGATACCAGTCCATTGCTCGACTGTAACCATGTTAACTTTTTTACCGAATCGGAAGGCTTTTCCGATGATGTAAAGCGCTATTCCTATCTGGCGCTGCTTATGAAATACTCCAATAAGCCTTTCCCTTTTGCCATTCCCGATACCTCGGCGGAAAAGGGCAGCCTGCGGGAAGCCATGGCCAGCGGTATCCGCCTGATGAAGCGGTTTGAGGGCGTTGAGGATAAATGCCTGGCTTCGGTGGGGATCAACCCCCTTTCGCCGCTCTGCTATGACCATGCCCCCATCGAGCGGATCATCGGAACCTGCGATGAAAACCAGGGGATCTGGCTGGCCTCCTGTGTGATGCCGGTTTTAACGGCTCCGCCGTCTGTCGCTTCGATCCTGACCATGGTGAATGCGGAGATTCTGGCAGGTTTTGTTTTTACACAGCTCTTAAAACCCGGAACACCGATGATTTACGCCAATGTATCCGGCTCGACAGATTTGAGGACCATTCAGCTGAGCATGGGGAATCCAGAGGCTGCGCTGATGATTTACGGAACTGCGGCTCTGGCCGATTATTATCGCGTGCCCTTCCGGGCTGGCGGCGCCATCAGCGACGCCAAGGATCTTGATTTCCAGGCAGGTATGGAATCCATGATGATGGCTGAAGCGACCGTAGAGGCAAAACCAGACATGATCCTCCACAGCACAGGCTGTCTGGGGACATATAATATCGTCAGCTTTGAAAAAATGCTGATGGACGAGGAAATCTTTGCCTATGCCGAACGGATTCACCGGGGTATTGATGTAACGGAGAAGAAAATCTGTTTTAAGGATATTGAAAAGACCGGGCCAAGGGGCAATTTCCTGTCTGGCAGAACGCCGAAGATGTACCGTGAAGAATTTTATCTCACCCAGTACCTGAACAAGGCCGACGCCAACGACTGGCAGAATAAAGGCCGGGTTGGGCTCAAGGAAAATGCCGGCCAAAAGGTGCAGGAGAGAATTGAGGCTTACCAGGCGCCGGAAATTACAAAAGAGCAGGAAGAATTGTTAAAGCCGTATTTGCCGGAAGCTTACCGGGACCAGATTTAG
- a CDS encoding MFS transporter translates to MSKGKRNFLLVLISVMVGIIYFIPYLRFFFYDQMLDGFHLTNLQLGTLGSIYGLVALFCYPVSGYLADRFSARILLTISFLVMAGLTFWQSTFPGYNTLVAIYVLYGFFTTATLWSPYICFVRHLGTEEEQGKLFGVSEAMRGVVSAVTGFVFLWMLGLFVDSVGGMQVLLWISVGLYVLFAALSIVFLPKTETKASKQNNPQEKGMKNIIKALRLPGTWLVAFFLFSCFCVINTGTNYLGTYTTQVLGVSASVSSGLAIFRSYVIVIAAGVLGGILADKAKSRAIFISGLLGGIIVCAALLIFSSSLVTVAIVITMVMSFLYFTVKSVYYSVMGEGGIPLELTAAATGIISFIAYAPEAFMTTIMGSWIDADPVMGFNKIFIWMISFSVISIILAVIIYRRHKKAEGI, encoded by the coding sequence ATGAGTAAGGGAAAACGTAATTTTCTTTTGGTGTTGATCAGTGTAATGGTGGGGATTATCTATTTTATCCCCTATCTCCGCTTTTTCTTTTATGACCAGATGCTGGACGGATTTCATCTGACCAATTTGCAGCTGGGCACGCTTGGGTCAATTTATGGCCTGGTTGCCCTGTTCTGTTACCCGGTCAGCGGTTATCTGGCCGACCGTTTCAGCGCGCGCATTCTGCTGACCATCTCTTTTTTAGTCATGGCGGGGCTCACTTTCTGGCAGTCCACTTTTCCAGGCTATAATACACTGGTGGCTATCTATGTCCTGTACGGCTTCTTTACGACCGCCACTCTCTGGTCGCCTTATATCTGTTTTGTGCGCCATCTGGGAACAGAGGAGGAGCAGGGAAAGCTTTTTGGTGTCAGCGAGGCCATGCGCGGTGTGGTCAGCGCGGTAACCGGCTTTGTTTTTCTCTGGATGCTGGGCCTTTTTGTGGACAGCGTGGGAGGAATGCAGGTGCTCCTGTGGATTTCGGTTGGGTTATATGTGCTCTTCGCGGCTTTGAGCATCGTCTTTTTACCCAAAACAGAGACTAAAGCTTCAAAACAGAATAATCCACAGGAAAAAGGGATGAAAAATATTATAAAAGCGCTCAGGCTCCCTGGCACATGGCTGGTTGCATTTTTTCTGTTCAGCTGTTTTTGTGTGATCAATACCGGGACAAACTACCTCGGCACTTATACGACGCAGGTGCTGGGCGTATCGGCCTCTGTCTCCAGCGGACTGGCGATTTTCAGAAGCTATGTCATCGTGATCGCGGCAGGTGTGCTGGGCGGTATACTGGCGGACAAGGCAAAGTCCAGAGCGATTTTTATCAGCGGCCTTCTGGGCGGCATTATCGTGTGCGCGGCGCTTTTAATTTTTAGCAGCAGTCTGGTGACAGTGGCCATTGTCATTACCATGGTCATGTCCTTCCTGTATTTTACGGTTAAATCTGTTTATTATTCAGTCATGGGTGAAGGCGGGATTCCACTTGAACTGACCGCGGCCGCCACAGGCATCATTTCCTTTATCGCCTATGCGCCGGAGGCCTTTATGACAACCATCATGGGCTCATGGATTGACGCAGACCCGGTGATGGGCTTTAATAAGATATTTATCTGGATGATCAGTTTTTCGGTGATCAGCATCATACTGGCTGTGATTATTTACAGACGGCACAAAAAAGCTGAGGGCATTTAG
- a CDS encoding sigma-54 interaction domain-containing protein, whose amino-acid sequence MNNPFQHSEEYLDYLMSLPKELYIKILENLFLGVFVSDQNGKTIYVNPAISRHYGKLPEDLVGDSDWGKWEGVVYPPAYKNMLAMKRPLIYRQKNMLSRNYMEIIDTPVMKEDAPNDIDFTVYVIQENFSDVDFDADAKLMEKPEKVKKRQRRNIVGESHAFLKRIVELERIAKSDMSILLLGESGTGKTLIAEYIHQCSDRGFGPFMSINCGAIPDNLLESELFGYASGSFTGANTRGKKGLLESADKGTVFLDEIGDLPLNLQVKLLHAIESKSFLPVGGTTPVHVDVRIISATNKDLKTAIAEKTFREDLYWRIGSFISYIPPLRERKEDIIPLSLHYLKKQNLKYGTNKVFYSLTLLALVHYDWPGNIRELKNVIERMYVLTSGSIIYESKVPEEIRMHVPQTDDKFYHSYDQLLDQVKSYIIQDCYSRKKTSVGVAEELGITQSKASRLIRKYCAKEE is encoded by the coding sequence GTGAACAATCCATTTCAGCACAGCGAAGAATACCTGGACTATCTGATGTCTCTTCCAAAGGAGCTCTATATTAAAATTCTTGAAAATCTTTTTCTGGGCGTTTTTGTCAGCGACCAGAACGGAAAAACCATCTATGTGAACCCGGCCATCTCAAGGCATTACGGCAAACTGCCAGAGGATCTGGTGGGCGATAGCGACTGGGGGAAATGGGAGGGCGTTGTCTACCCGCCCGCCTATAAAAATATGCTGGCCATGAAAAGGCCGCTGATCTACAGACAGAAAAATATGCTGTCGCGCAATTACATGGAAATCATCGACACTCCGGTCATGAAGGAGGATGCACCCAACGACATTGACTTTACCGTCTATGTGATTCAGGAAAATTTTTCGGATGTGGACTTTGACGCTGACGCTAAGCTCATGGAAAAGCCCGAAAAAGTAAAAAAGCGCCAGAGGCGCAATATTGTGGGGGAAAGCCATGCTTTCCTGAAGCGGATTGTGGAGCTGGAGCGCATCGCGAAGTCGGACATGTCCATCCTGCTTCTGGGGGAGAGCGGGACTGGCAAAACCCTGATCGCCGAGTACATCCACCAGTGCAGTGACCGCGGCTTTGGCCCTTTTATGTCCATCAACTGCGGCGCGATCCCCGACAATCTGCTGGAAAGCGAGCTTTTCGGCTATGCCTCCGGCTCCTTTACCGGCGCCAATACCCGCGGAAAAAAGGGCCTGCTGGAATCTGCCGACAAGGGGACTGTATTCCTCGATGAGATCGGGGATCTGCCCTTAAACCTCCAGGTAAAGCTCCTGCACGCCATCGAGAGCAAATCCTTCCTGCCTGTGGGCGGCACCACACCAGTCCATGTGGATGTGCGCATCATTTCCGCCACCAACAAAGACTTAAAGACTGCCATCGCAGAAAAAACCTTCAGGGAGGACCTCTACTGGCGCATCGGCTCCTTTATCAGCTATATCCCGCCTCTCAGAGAACGCAAGGAGGACATTATTCCCCTCTCCCTCCACTATCTGAAAAAACAAAATTTAAAGTACGGCACAAACAAGGTTTTTTATTCCCTGACCCTGCTCGCCCTGGTCCACTACGACTGGCCGGGCAATATCCGGGAGCTCAAAAATGTCATTGAGCGCATGTACGTCTTAACCAGCGGCTCCATTATCTACGAAAGCAAGGTGCCCGAGGAGATCCGCATGCACGTTCCCCAGACCGATGATAAGTTTTACCATTCTTACGACCAGCTTCTGGATCAGGTCAAAAGCTACATTATCCAGGACTGCTACAGCCGGAAAAAAACCTCTGTCGGCGTGGCCGAGGAGCTGGGCATCACCCAGTCAAAGGCCAGCCGGCTCATACGAAAATACTGTGCTAAGGAGGAATGA
- a CDS encoding YcxB family protein: protein MKKNTLGLSKDMTNIKIIGVLIAGMEIIIFLLSGFKFDLISLIGLAALSLVVLIELYACNYDRFIFCITKLKGSRLRKVNNVKNDPPVFLFYENYADCTFMKHLEYSELTNFKEDDLHFVFYYKNIYFVLQKNAFTKGTPENFREFFLSKTGNAL, encoded by the coding sequence TTGAAAAAAAATACCCTGGGTTTATCCAAAGATATGACAAACATAAAAATCATAGGAGTGCTTATCGCCGGAATGGAAATAATCATTTTTCTTTTAAGCGGGTTTAAATTTGATCTGATTTCACTCATCGGCTTAGCTGCACTGAGCCTTGTAGTACTTATTGAGCTTTATGCTTGTAACTATGACCGCTTTATCTTTTGTATAACAAAGTTAAAGGGTTCCAGACTAAGAAAAGTGAATAATGTTAAAAACGATCCCCCTGTGTTTTTATTTTATGAAAACTACGCCGACTGTACTTTTATGAAGCATTTGGAATACAGTGAGCTGACCAATTTTAAAGAAGATGATCTTCATTTTGTCTTTTACTACAAAAATATCTATTTTGTACTCCAAAAGAATGCTTTCACAAAGGGAACACCGGAAAATTTCAGGGAATTTTTTCTGAGTAAAACGGGCAATGCGCTTTAA
- a CDS encoding phage holin: protein MNLKIRLKNKAFWIACIGLIVLILQYAQGFISTDFNVPLIEKILNAAVICAVAMGVIVDPTTPSISDSEQVLKKKDKKERGENNGDDLNTGSGSP from the coding sequence ATGAACTTAAAGATTCGATTAAAGAACAAAGCCTTCTGGATTGCCTGTATCGGCCTGATCGTTTTGATCCTGCAGTACGCCCAGGGATTTATCTCAACAGATTTTAACGTGCCTTTAATCGAAAAGATTTTGAACGCAGCGGTCATCTGTGCCGTTGCAATGGGCGTGATTGTCGATCCGACAACCCCCAGCATCAGCGATTCCGAACAGGTATTAAAAAAGAAAGACAAAAAGGAAAGAGGTGAAAATAATGGAGATGACCTTAACACAGGTTCAGGAAGCCCTTAA
- a CDS encoding DUF6323 family protein, giving the protein MMDLMKTAAEVQLLEDTKAVLACNEESEHFGLALSSEDALAVMEARNESLKKHQRVEIGPCVTKKIIHLFCDSQYIWQDNYVETLKRLQDIFFLYKNECDDLVSDDELLTFMQEQFEGVCFGDLDYLETTCLQRFCMAIQAGYRGYRQSGGHSEYSLFDEEPRWDKALYMQMLRELAWE; this is encoded by the coding sequence ATGATGGATCTTATGAAAACAGCGGCTGAGGTACAGCTGCTGGAGGACACAAAAGCAGTGCTGGCCTGCAATGAGGAAAGCGAACACTTTGGCCTTGCCCTGTCCAGCGAGGATGCGCTGGCAGTGATGGAAGCCCGAAATGAAAGCCTTAAGAAACACCAGCGCGTCGAGATTGGCCCCTGCGTCACTAAGAAAATCATCCACCTTTTTTGTGACTCCCAGTATATCTGGCAGGATAATTATGTCGAAACGCTCAAGCGGCTGCAGGATATTTTTTTCCTGTATAAAAACGAATGTGACGACCTGGTTTCAGACGACGAGCTGCTGACTTTTATGCAGGAGCAGTTCGAGGGCGTGTGCTTCGGCGATCTCGACTACCTGGAGACCACCTGCCTCCAGCGCTTCTGCATGGCAATTCAGGCCGGCTACCGCGGCTACCGGCAATCCGGCGGCCACAGCGAGTACAGCCTGTTTGACGAAGAACCGCGGTGGGATAAGGCGCTTTATATGCAGATGCTCAGGGAGCTGGCATGGGAGTAG
- a CDS encoding glycoside hydrolase domain-containing protein produces MDQKVLMTQVWLNNTYSGKTGYIHCDEDGATGNGTIASLISALQIEIGVSPVTGEFGPLTASMCPTLKLGSAGNKVNILQGALWCKGYSSSDLTKTYDGATIIGVNAFKKAAGLPQDGEVDPKTFKGILSTDAVVWGSMGDPRIQEIQRGLNSKYSDYFWKDLNICPVDGEYGRNTCNAMLYAFQKEVGIDEPNGVFGPSTAQGANDHNVALWSGQTELVVLLQYMLYVNGFDPGEFDGGFGYGVQTAVMDFQEMMALDADGWVGLSTWAALLVSKGNTDRAPNAIDTTARINSNRAQYFKGIGIDYVGRYLTGYWPITISEINKILAAGLRYIPIFERSGDDMKGIVHEVTEAPYFTSTQGTSDAQYAIEAADRLGLPRSSVIYFAVDFDVYDFEVESNIIPYFRAVKTKLNQSSDYRVGIYASRSCCSKVAAAGLSEYSYVADMSVGFSGNIGQKMPSNWAFDQYWFDSIGVQSRYMDYDKVIASGRDGGVGSITVSNLPRILCEDTLESLGFDVSVGWDFNVEYPFYTGVVDGKYKMGITGQFSPMAALGGVPAEQKISFNINDGQFDEVELESAKATYDNLDTSMKMLFGDSDSLQPALSIANTVSNGKLTLAFYLDSAGNPVFDIQVEQVAETSTGETSIYTEVIYTFNLNQPDPPDTGALRSTVITVLGASVGLLLLVLLAASFGTGFGEVLTAILALGAFLTAS; encoded by the coding sequence ATGGATCAGAAAGTATTAATGACGCAGGTATGGTTAAACAATACCTATTCAGGAAAAACAGGTTATATTCACTGTGACGAGGACGGGGCAACCGGTAATGGAACCATTGCTTCCCTGATTTCCGCATTACAGATTGAAATTGGCGTATCGCCGGTTACCGGTGAATTCGGACCGCTGACAGCCAGCATGTGTCCAACCCTTAAACTTGGCTCAGCTGGGAATAAGGTTAACATTCTGCAGGGAGCACTTTGGTGTAAAGGCTACAGCTCATCAGACTTGACAAAAACCTATGATGGTGCAACAATTATTGGTGTCAATGCCTTTAAAAAAGCAGCAGGTCTGCCGCAGGATGGGGAGGTTGATCCCAAAACTTTTAAGGGAATTTTATCAACGGATGCCGTTGTGTGGGGTAGCATGGGTGACCCCAGAATTCAGGAGATTCAGAGAGGTCTAAACTCAAAGTACAGTGATTACTTTTGGAAAGACCTGAACATCTGCCCAGTGGATGGTGAGTATGGGCGAAACACCTGTAATGCCATGCTCTATGCTTTCCAGAAAGAAGTGGGTATTGATGAGCCAAACGGTGTATTTGGTCCCAGTACAGCACAAGGAGCGAATGACCATAACGTTGCACTTTGGAGCGGGCAAACAGAACTCGTCGTCCTGCTTCAGTATATGTTATATGTAAATGGCTTTGATCCTGGAGAATTTGACGGTGGCTTTGGCTATGGCGTTCAGACCGCTGTCATGGACTTTCAGGAAATGATGGCCTTAGATGCCGATGGCTGGGTTGGCTTATCGACATGGGCAGCTTTACTAGTCAGCAAAGGCAATACGGACCGGGCTCCCAACGCAATTGATACCACTGCAAGAATCAATTCAAACAGAGCGCAGTATTTTAAAGGTATCGGCATTGATTATGTCGGACGATACCTCACAGGCTACTGGCCAATCACGATTTCCGAAATCAATAAGATTTTGGCAGCAGGCCTTCGCTATATTCCGATTTTTGAACGTTCCGGCGACGATATGAAAGGCATCGTACATGAAGTTACTGAAGCACCTTATTTTACTTCCACTCAGGGAACAAGCGACGCGCAATATGCAATTGAAGCGGCGGATCGCTTAGGCCTGCCGAGATCAAGTGTTATTTATTTCGCTGTTGATTTCGATGTCTATGATTTTGAAGTTGAATCAAATATTATTCCATATTTCAGAGCTGTAAAAACTAAACTTAACCAAAGCTCCGACTACCGTGTTGGTATTTATGCCAGCAGGAGCTGCTGTTCGAAAGTCGCAGCAGCAGGCCTGAGCGAATACAGCTATGTTGCCGATATGTCTGTTGGTTTTTCTGGAAATATTGGTCAGAAAATGCCTTCAAACTGGGCCTTTGATCAATATTGGTTCGATAGTATTGGGGTCCAGTCAAGATATATGGATTACGACAAAGTCATCGCTTCCGGCAGAGATGGTGGAGTTGGCTCGATTACAGTTTCAAATTTACCGCGCATTCTATGCGAAGATACACTGGAATCATTAGGATTTGATGTATCCGTTGGCTGGGACTTTAATGTTGAGTATCCGTTTTATACTGGTGTGGTTGATGGAAAATATAAAATGGGGATTACAGGACAATTTTCACCAATGGCTGCGCTTGGAGGTGTTCCGGCAGAACAAAAGATTTCCTTTAATATCAATGATGGCCAGTTTGATGAAGTGGAACTCGAAAGTGCAAAAGCAACATATGATAATCTTGATACGTCAATGAAAATGTTGTTCGGGGACTCAGATTCATTGCAACCAGCTTTATCAATTGCAAACACGGTCAGTAATGGCAAGCTTACCTTAGCTTTTTATCTTGATAGCGCAGGAAATCCTGTATTTGATATACAGGTTGAACAAGTTGCTGAAACTTCCACAGGTGAAACCTCTATATATACAGAGGTAATATACACATTCAATTTAAATCAGCCAGATCCACCGGATACAGGCGCACTTAGATCAACGGTCATTACTGTTTTGGGAGCAAGTGTAGGTCTGCTTCTTTTAGTCCTATTGGCAGCAAGTTTTGGAACGGGTTTTGGAGAAGTGCTAACAGCGATTTTAGCCCTCGGTGCATTTTTAACTGCGAGTTAG
- a CDS encoding peptidoglycan-binding protein, producing MEMTLTQVQEALKLCNYAPGTVDGYDGPETQAAVRRAQEGYGIEADGIAGPMTKDHLSEQVRGIQAQLNAKGYSCPVDGLPGPLTDAAVKALQADFGLVADGIVGYNTEAALFDYAAADPAPVFDPQEQVTEHFNMQEFKCECGGKYCDGFPVPMNRTLIEKLEQVRKDLGIPLVVTSGVRCEILNAEVGGVPDSYHKLGRAADIAVYTANGYTVDAVADAGERYGLKTIRYYDRSFVHFQWNN from the coding sequence ATGGAGATGACCTTAACACAGGTTCAGGAAGCCCTTAAGCTCTGCAACTACGCGCCGGGGACGGTCGATGGCTATGATGGCCCCGAAACCCAGGCGGCTGTGAGGCGGGCCCAGGAAGGCTATGGCATTGAGGCTGACGGCATTGCCGGCCCGATGACAAAAGACCACCTGTCCGAGCAAGTACGCGGCATACAGGCGCAGTTAAACGCAAAGGGCTACAGCTGCCCAGTCGATGGCCTTCCAGGGCCCTTAACAGATGCAGCCGTCAAAGCACTGCAAGCCGATTTTGGACTCGTCGCTGACGGCATCGTCGGCTATAACACTGAAGCCGCCCTGTTTGACTATGCCGCAGCCGATCCGGCGCCGGTTTTTGATCCGCAGGAACAGGTAACCGAGCATTTTAATATGCAGGAGTTTAAATGTGAGTGCGGCGGCAAATACTGCGATGGGTTTCCGGTTCCGATGAACCGGACGCTCATCGAAAAGCTGGAACAGGTTCGGAAGGACCTGGGGATTCCCCTGGTTGTGACCTCTGGCGTAAGGTGTGAAATCCTCAACGCAGAGGTCGGCGGTGTGCCGGATTCCTACCATAAACTGGGACGGGCGGCTGATATTGCCGTCTATACCGCCAATGGATATACTGTCGATGCGGTGGCAGACGCGGGTGAGCGGTATGGCCTGAAGACCATCCGCTATTATGACAGAAGCTTTGTGCATTTTCAGTGGAATAATTAA
- a CDS encoding sigma-54 interaction domain-containing protein yields MEKDLKALRPLSIGDLERITDMAVMILDAEGRIICYSKGCEKIEALRRDEVIGKSPEELYNPQQFPNIIRPKRSMVLDTLKTGKIYQETLDYYTTVGGNEANILCSTYPIYGKNGKIDYALCIYREVSDYLEMIAEGNKKQSDRQIPSHYQQNGTQHTFDNVIGSSPMLQKAIYRGKIVAKTDAPVLIWGETGTGKEVFAQSIHNYSAFSPYPFVAVNCSAIPEALLESTLFGTCKGSYTGAVNRKGLFEEAENGTLFLDELNSMAVGLQSKLLRVLETGRFRSVGGQEEKPCKCRIISAINEEPFIAIENSHLRADLYYRLAVFSIELPPLASRREDIAETAEYFIGSMAPVLGKKVTRLSSAVKQIFESHSWPGNVRELRHIITQAIYFAGKDEAFIKPHHLPEYLLRTNTAPEAAPPSGLPGTSGEEGLSQLMNAYEAKIIQDTLEKTGHNVSRAAKQLQISRTNLHNKIKKYNLEKAEG; encoded by the coding sequence ATGGAAAAGGACTTAAAGGCGCTGCGCCCGCTGAGTATCGGCGATCTGGAGCGCATCACCGACATGGCCGTGATGATTCTTGACGCAGAGGGGCGGATCATCTGTTACTCAAAGGGCTGTGAAAAGATTGAAGCCCTGCGGCGTGACGAGGTTATTGGAAAAAGCCCTGAGGAGCTCTATAACCCACAGCAGTTTCCAAACATTATCCGCCCAAAGCGCTCAATGGTGCTCGATACACTGAAAACCGGAAAAATCTATCAGGAAACGCTGGACTATTACACCACCGTCGGCGGCAATGAGGCGAATATTCTGTGCAGCACTTATCCTATATACGGAAAAAATGGTAAAATCGATTATGCCCTGTGCATTTACCGCGAGGTCTCGGATTATCTGGAAATGATCGCCGAGGGTAATAAAAAACAGAGTGACCGCCAGATCCCCTCCCATTACCAGCAAAATGGTACACAGCACACCTTTGACAATGTGATCGGCAGCAGCCCGATGCTGCAAAAGGCAATTTACCGGGGGAAAATCGTGGCTAAAACAGACGCCCCTGTGCTCATCTGGGGCGAGACCGGCACTGGCAAGGAAGTTTTTGCCCAGAGCATTCACAACTACAGTGCCTTTTCTCCCTATCCCTTCGTGGCTGTAAATTGCAGCGCTATCCCAGAAGCCCTGCTTGAAAGCACGCTGTTTGGCACCTGTAAAGGCTCATATACCGGCGCGGTCAACCGAAAGGGACTGTTTGAAGAGGCTGAGAACGGCACTCTGTTTTTGGATGAGCTCAACTCCATGGCTGTCGGGCTCCAGTCAAAGCTGCTGCGCGTTCTGGAGACAGGACGCTTCCGTTCAGTGGGCGGTCAGGAGGAAAAACCCTGCAAATGCCGCATCATCAGCGCCATCAATGAGGAGCCCTTCATCGCCATTGAAAACAGCCATTTACGGGCAGACCTCTATTACCGCCTGGCCGTTTTCTCTATTGAGCTGCCCCCGCTGGCCAGCCGCAGGGAGGATATCGCTGAGACGGCTGAGTATTTTATTGGCAGTATGGCGCCAGTGCTCGGAAAAAAGGTCACCCGGTTATCCAGCGCGGTAAAACAGATTTTTGAATCCCACAGCTGGCCCGGCAATGTCCGGGAGCTGCGGCATATCATCACTCAGGCCATCTATTTTGCGGGAAAGGATGAAGCCTTTATTAAGCCCCACCACCTGCCTGAGTACCTGCTTAGGACAAATACAGCTCCCGAAGCTGCGCCGCCCTCCGGCCTGCCCGGAACCAGCGGGGAAGAAGGGCTCAGCCAGCTGATGAACGCTTATGAAGCAAAGATTATCCAGGATACCCTTGAAAAAACCGGGCATAATGTCAGCAGAGCTGCAAAGCAGCTCCAGATTTCCCGGACAAATCTGCACAATAAAATCAAGAAGTACAACCTGGAAAAAGCTGAGGGCTAA